A single region of the Mycobacteriales bacterium genome encodes:
- a CDS encoding pilus assembly protein TadG-related protein: MSRFRESDDGSVAVLAAVTIPVVLLCVALATAAIVWSSSEHETQRAADTAAVRAASTAFLGTDFPYQQLPGLTTPLTYPDVEAIAALAHLTPPVDASECGTVGLPRVGVPSIDPNAVVPTLPAPVPSTSPLPTTDPVTAPDTVTLPASCPAVAPFAPEVALTAADESGTAACAAASAAMTDEVAPYANRFHDGTGDPLPTCTDGRIRVKLATGSPLVGFGQTVADAATGQLQTRVVPEYPSVAEALAAFGIRLDTSLPSLICPEISVDVDQPVREPVFDRASVPNGRATARRIVKNAVVVPVYEGDAIVAATDGAVHASAAGGGVDMATTSGTTVTIPPRNLNATLLDGQRELLGLLDEVDAVADAALRAENVTVDHLNGTYSGVSPTLPQPPPAPGTAPLETLRLTKCLRDTLAQIYDPPSGDAPTTDEVLAAAAASGEPVIAVQVGTVRADCTEPGAIRVRRHRVATAPTPTLTDECVRAATTPQYNPLTGLYEVPFFDATPVLVQDVGSKNYEAVPVHASQASGAFRGGLVRDRDHDRYDPDVRQPTPTPICNATLPTGSTACGILSVSPSPLPTATVVVSTPPPVSPTPTPSPLVTVTVPVTLPVATPTPTLTTSPLPTVTVSPICIGLGCPK; encoded by the coding sequence TTGTCCCGGTTTCGGGAGTCGGACGACGGTTCCGTCGCCGTGCTCGCCGCCGTGACGATCCCGGTCGTGCTGCTCTGCGTGGCGCTCGCCACCGCGGCCATCGTCTGGTCGTCCAGCGAGCACGAGACGCAACGCGCCGCCGACACCGCCGCGGTCCGCGCCGCGTCGACGGCGTTCCTCGGGACGGACTTCCCGTACCAGCAGCTCCCCGGCCTGACGACGCCGCTCACCTACCCGGACGTCGAGGCGATCGCGGCGCTCGCGCACCTCACGCCGCCCGTCGACGCGAGCGAGTGCGGGACCGTCGGGCTGCCGCGCGTGGGCGTGCCGTCGATCGACCCGAACGCCGTCGTCCCCACGCTGCCCGCCCCGGTGCCGTCGACCAGCCCGCTGCCGACGACCGACCCGGTGACGGCGCCGGACACCGTGACCCTGCCGGCGAGCTGCCCGGCGGTGGCGCCGTTCGCGCCGGAGGTCGCGCTGACCGCCGCCGACGAGAGCGGCACCGCCGCGTGCGCGGCCGCGAGCGCCGCGATGACCGACGAGGTGGCGCCGTACGCGAACCGGTTCCACGACGGCACCGGCGACCCGCTGCCGACCTGCACCGACGGCCGCATCCGCGTGAAGCTCGCCACCGGCAGCCCGCTCGTCGGGTTCGGGCAGACCGTCGCCGACGCGGCGACCGGCCAGCTCCAGACCCGGGTGGTGCCGGAGTACCCGAGCGTGGCGGAGGCGCTGGCGGCGTTCGGCATCCGGCTGGACACGTCGTTGCCGAGCCTGATCTGCCCGGAGATCAGCGTCGACGTCGACCAGCCGGTGCGCGAGCCGGTGTTCGACCGCGCCAGCGTCCCCAACGGCCGCGCCACCGCCCGCCGCATCGTCAAGAACGCCGTCGTCGTGCCGGTGTACGAGGGCGACGCGATCGTGGCCGCGACCGACGGCGCCGTGCACGCCAGCGCGGCCGGTGGCGGCGTCGACATGGCCACGACGAGCGGCACCACCGTGACGATCCCGCCGCGCAACCTCAACGCCACCCTGCTCGACGGCCAGCGCGAGCTGCTCGGGCTGCTGGACGAGGTCGACGCGGTCGCCGACGCCGCGCTGCGCGCCGAGAACGTCACCGTCGACCACCTCAACGGCACCTACTCCGGCGTCAGCCCCACGCTGCCGCAGCCCCCGCCCGCGCCGGGGACGGCGCCGTTGGAGACGCTGCGGCTCACCAAGTGCCTGCGCGACACGCTCGCGCAGATCTACGACCCGCCGTCCGGCGACGCGCCGACGACCGATGAGGTGCTGGCCGCCGCCGCCGCCTCCGGCGAGCCGGTGATCGCCGTGCAGGTCGGCACGGTCCGCGCCGACTGCACCGAGCCCGGGGCGATCCGGGTGCGGCGGCACCGGGTCGCGACGGCCCCGACGCCGACGCTCACCGACGAGTGCGTCCGGGCGGCCACGACGCCGCAGTACAACCCGCTCACCGGCCTGTACGAGGTGCCGTTCTTCGACGCGACGCCCGTGCTGGTGCAGGACGTGGGGAGCAAGAACTACGAGGCCGTGCCGGTGCACGCGTCGCAGGCGTCGGGCGCGTTCCGCGGCGGCCTGGTCCGCGACCGCGACCACGACCGGTACGACCCCGACGTCCGCCAGCCCACCCCGACGCCGATCTGCAACGCCACGCTCCCGACCGGCTCGACCGCCTGCGGCATCCTCAGCGTCAGCCCGTCGCCGCTGCCGACCGCGACCGTCGTCGTCTCCACGCCGCCGCCGGTGTCGCCCACGCCCACGCCGTCGCCGCTCGTCACCGTGACGGTGCCGGTCACGCTGCCGGTGGCGACGCCGACCCCGACGCTCACCACGTCGCCGCTGCCCACCGTCACGGTCTCGCCCATCTGCATCGGTCTGGGGTGCCCGAAGTGA
- a CDS encoding TadE/TadG family type IV pilus assembly protein, with protein sequence MRRDDSGATAVEFALVVPIFFGLVAITGYFAWLVFASSQVERAAQRAARYAAVPTTEGTYTFDQCDVVAEVNDELSAFTVAPSSVEVRDASGALATVATCPGGAAPARPRGYVRVRVVHRLDNPFTDLLKLLLGGNNAATVSGSGEARVEDPL encoded by the coding sequence GTGAGGCGCGATGACAGCGGGGCCACGGCGGTCGAGTTCGCGCTCGTCGTGCCGATCTTCTTCGGGCTCGTCGCGATCACGGGGTACTTCGCCTGGCTGGTGTTCGCGAGCTCGCAGGTCGAACGCGCCGCCCAGCGGGCCGCGCGCTACGCCGCCGTGCCGACCACCGAGGGGACGTACACGTTCGACCAGTGCGACGTCGTCGCGGAGGTCAACGACGAGCTGTCGGCGTTCACGGTCGCGCCGTCGTCGGTCGAGGTGCGCGACGCGAGCGGCGCGCTGGCGACCGTCGCCACCTGCCCCGGCGGCGCCGCCCCGGCCCGCCCGCGCGGCTACGTCCGGGTGCGCGTCGTGCACCGGCTGGACAACCCGTTCACCGACCTCCTGAAGCTGCTGCTCGGCGGCAACAACGCCGCCACCGTGAGCGGCAGCGGCGAGGCCCGCGTCGAGGACCCCCTGTGA
- a CDS encoding RcpC/CpaB family pilus assembly protein, producing the protein MKSRNNLVIAVGVVLALLGAGFAVAYLRGTEADARATASVVVATAAVPAGTPAANAKLVVKAVDVSAVPPNAVTNLAALTGQVSLVALAQNQVVTPAMFGVRGAAASGGVVLPPGKKGIGVELGFAPGALRYVVPTNRIDVYASRKTGDTVRTEVLLRDVQVIATTPGTGTGEATAVQSGPGTLDFLLAVDEAQALKIVNAQASQWSLYFTLAGARKAGA; encoded by the coding sequence ATGAAGAGCCGCAACAACCTCGTGATCGCCGTAGGCGTCGTGCTGGCGCTGCTCGGCGCGGGCTTCGCGGTCGCGTACCTGCGCGGGACCGAGGCGGACGCGCGCGCCACCGCGTCGGTCGTCGTCGCGACCGCCGCCGTCCCCGCGGGCACGCCCGCCGCCAACGCGAAGCTGGTGGTGAAGGCGGTCGACGTCTCCGCCGTCCCGCCGAACGCCGTCACCAACCTGGCGGCGCTGACCGGACAGGTGTCGCTGGTCGCGCTGGCGCAGAACCAGGTCGTGACGCCGGCGATGTTCGGCGTGCGCGGCGCGGCGGCGAGCGGCGGCGTGGTGCTGCCGCCGGGCAAGAAGGGCATCGGCGTCGAGCTCGGCTTCGCGCCCGGCGCGCTGCGCTACGTCGTGCCGACCAACCGCATCGACGTCTACGCCTCCCGCAAGACCGGCGACACCGTCCGCACCGAGGTGCTGCTGCGCGACGTGCAGGTCATCGCCACCACGCCGGGCACCGGCACCGGCGAGGCGACCGCCGTCCAGTCCGGCCCCGGCACCCTCGACTTCCTGCTCGCCGTCGACGAGGCGCAGGCGTTGAAGATCGTCAACGCGCAGGCGTCGCAGTGGTCGCTCTACTTCACCCTCGCCGGGGCGCGAAAGGCGGGGGCGTGA
- a CDS encoding AAA family ATPase, protein MTDQLTVVVLDRSDALIKGLAKAVAALPDEPDVQVFDRPAEVDAAFAAGPVDVLVVGPSELTAAGMRRVAKLHAEHPETVVVVAGKVAELPSPMLLVKAGAAEIIRLPAGPATIRKALESATAQARGRHVEVVVERAVEVTAAPEPEPEQPVQREPAVTITVASATGGCGKTFLASNLAYLLARTGKRVAMVDLDLQFGEVVSMLQLRPAFTIVDVDPDQEGSLEACMTPHKGGFDVLAAPRDPIAADGLTPERIAEILLAIRQRYDYLIIDTPPSLNEVVLSSFDISEHLIVLATLDVPSVNNMRVFLSTLDRLKIPTEGIHLVLNKAEKGVGLAGSDVEALLGRPWDLVLPYDREVSRAVNLGLPVTEAAPGTEVSRRLVRGLSAVVPGAAVVPAIPEQRNGLVARLLGSLAPRRAVAAVAQEEKS, encoded by the coding sequence GTGACCGACCAGCTCACCGTCGTCGTCCTCGACCGGAGCGACGCGCTGATCAAGGGCCTCGCCAAGGCGGTGGCCGCGCTGCCGGACGAGCCGGACGTGCAGGTGTTCGACCGCCCGGCCGAGGTGGACGCGGCGTTCGCGGCCGGCCCGGTCGACGTCCTCGTCGTCGGGCCGAGCGAGCTCACCGCCGCCGGCATGCGCCGGGTCGCGAAGCTGCACGCCGAGCATCCGGAGACCGTCGTCGTCGTGGCCGGCAAGGTGGCCGAGCTGCCGTCGCCGATGCTGCTCGTCAAGGCCGGCGCCGCCGAGATCATCCGGCTGCCCGCCGGGCCCGCGACGATCCGCAAGGCGCTGGAGTCGGCGACCGCGCAGGCGCGGGGGCGCCACGTCGAGGTCGTCGTGGAGCGCGCGGTCGAGGTCACCGCGGCGCCCGAGCCGGAGCCGGAGCAGCCGGTGCAGCGCGAGCCGGCCGTCACCATCACCGTCGCCAGCGCGACGGGCGGCTGCGGCAAGACGTTCCTCGCGTCGAACCTCGCGTACCTGCTCGCGCGCACCGGCAAGCGGGTGGCGATGGTCGACCTCGACCTCCAGTTCGGCGAGGTCGTGTCGATGCTCCAGCTCCGGCCGGCGTTCACGATCGTCGACGTCGACCCCGACCAGGAGGGGTCGCTCGAGGCGTGCATGACGCCGCACAAGGGCGGCTTCGACGTCCTCGCCGCGCCGCGCGACCCGATCGCCGCCGACGGGCTGACACCCGAGCGCATCGCGGAGATCCTGCTCGCGATCCGGCAGCGGTACGACTACCTGATCATCGACACGCCGCCGTCGCTCAACGAGGTCGTGCTCAGCTCGTTCGACATCTCCGAGCACCTCATCGTGCTGGCCACGCTGGACGTGCCGAGCGTCAACAACATGCGGGTGTTCCTCTCCACGCTCGACCGGCTGAAGATCCCCACCGAGGGCATCCACCTCGTCCTCAACAAGGCCGAGAAGGGCGTCGGCCTGGCCGGCTCCGACGTGGAGGCGCTGCTCGGCCGGCCGTGGGACCTGGTGCTGCCGTACGACCGCGAGGTCTCCCGCGCGGTCAACCTCGGCCTCCCGGTCACCGAGGCCGCCCCCGGCACCGAGGTCAGCCGCCGGCTCGTCCGCGGCCTGTCCGCGGTCGTCCCCGGCGCCGCCGTCGTGCCCGCCATCCCGGAGCAGCGCAACGGCCTCGTCGCGCGCCTGCTCGGCAGCCTCGCGCCCCGCCGCGCCGTCGCGGCCGTCGCCCAGGAGGAGAAGTCGTGA
- a CDS encoding CpaF family protein: MKLSERLAELEKQQPVKAAPPQQRRRSGAATTPQRRSERRPAAVAAAKPATDWESAKRTVRDLVIADLGPRLASVEDIDAEVGKVMEAALAKGAVKLPGGDRKRFVAEVASDILGYGPLDPLLKDPSIDEIMCNGFDDIYVERRGRIERTDARFADETHFRQVIEKIVSAIGRRVDEGSPMVDARLPDGSRVNAILPPLAIHGPVMTIRKFAERPFTVMDLIANNTLSADVAVFLEACVRAKLNILISGGTGSGKTTMLNVVSSFVPETERVITIEDAAELQMQQPHVITLESRPPNAEGRGAVTIRDLVRNALRMRPDRIVVGEVRGAEALDMLQAMNTGHEGSLTTVHANSPRDVVSRLETMVLMAGFDLPVRAIREQVASAVDLIVHTERLTDGSRRLIAVTEVQGTEGDVVTLQDLFAYEPGPPGAEGTGAMRPTGLRPRKLDQLSRSGVDLPPRLFARVTPAAAPARPGRRG, from the coding sequence GTGAAGCTCTCGGAGCGTCTCGCCGAGCTGGAGAAGCAGCAGCCGGTCAAGGCCGCGCCCCCGCAGCAGCGGCGGCGTTCGGGCGCCGCGACGACGCCGCAACGCCGCTCCGAGCGCCGCCCCGCCGCGGTCGCGGCGGCGAAGCCGGCGACCGACTGGGAGAGCGCCAAGCGCACCGTCCGCGACCTCGTCATCGCCGACCTCGGCCCGCGCCTCGCCTCCGTCGAGGACATCGACGCCGAGGTCGGCAAGGTCATGGAGGCCGCGCTCGCCAAGGGCGCGGTCAAGCTGCCCGGCGGCGACCGCAAGCGGTTCGTCGCCGAGGTCGCGAGCGACATCCTCGGCTACGGCCCGCTCGACCCGTTGCTCAAGGACCCGTCGATCGACGAGATCATGTGCAACGGCTTCGACGACATCTACGTCGAGCGCCGCGGCCGGATCGAGCGCACCGACGCGCGGTTCGCCGACGAGACCCATTTCCGCCAGGTCATCGAGAAGATCGTGTCCGCGATCGGCCGCCGGGTGGACGAGGGGTCGCCGATGGTCGACGCGCGGCTGCCCGACGGCTCCCGCGTCAACGCGATCCTGCCGCCGCTCGCGATCCACGGGCCGGTGATGACGATCCGCAAGTTCGCGGAACGCCCGTTCACCGTCATGGACCTCATCGCCAACAACACGCTCTCCGCCGACGTCGCGGTCTTCCTCGAGGCGTGCGTGCGGGCGAAGCTGAACATCCTCATCTCCGGCGGCACCGGCTCCGGCAAGACCACGATGCTCAACGTCGTCAGCTCGTTCGTGCCGGAGACCGAGCGGGTCATCACCATCGAGGACGCGGCCGAGCTCCAGATGCAGCAGCCGCACGTCATCACGCTGGAGTCGCGGCCGCCGAACGCCGAGGGCCGCGGCGCGGTGACGATCCGCGACCTGGTGCGCAACGCGTTGCGGATGCGCCCCGACCGCATCGTCGTCGGCGAGGTCCGCGGCGCCGAGGCGCTGGACATGCTCCAGGCGATGAACACCGGCCACGAGGGCTCGTTGACGACCGTCCACGCCAACTCCCCGCGCGACGTCGTGTCGCGGCTGGAGACGATGGTGCTGATGGCCGGCTTCGACCTGCCGGTCCGCGCGATCCGCGAGCAGGTCGCGAGCGCCGTCGACCTCATCGTGCACACCGAGCGCCTCACCGACGGCTCGCGCCGGCTCATCGCGGTCACCGAGGTGCAGGGCACCGAGGGCGACGTCGTGACGTTGCAGGACCTGTTCGCCTACGAGCCGGGGCCGCCCGGCGCGGAGGGCACGGGCGCCATGCGCCCGACCGGCCTGCGGCCGCGCAAGCTCGACCAGCTCTCCCGCAGCGGCGTCGACCTGCCGCCGCGGCTGTTCGCGCGGGTCACGCCGGCCGCCGCGCCGGCGCGGCCGGGGAGGAGGGGCTGA
- a CDS encoding type II secretion system F family protein, with protein sequence MGWLAPVLLVLAGGAFVAYGVLAGRTAHRRRLAELLDLQLSTDGTATPATVSLYEKVARWTETRTQKLPWTERQTVRLERARIALRPHEFLLLWVGVGAGCALLGVVLLGLSGLVVLGTLGALAPPAVVAQRTRSWRRRFEAQLPDVLDLAASSMEAGHSLLTALQLVAEDADEPVGTELQRVLAETQVGRPLLDALDAMALRLGCPDFTWTVEGVRIQLEVGGRLAEMLRTLASFMRAREEVRRELRALVAEGKMSAYVLGALPVLMFLFMKFAAPAYIATLWTTGAGRVLLVVAVCLLGGAAAVMARIVRLEF encoded by the coding sequence ATGGGCTGGCTCGCGCCGGTGCTGCTCGTGCTCGCGGGCGGGGCGTTCGTGGCGTACGGCGTCCTCGCCGGGCGCACCGCGCACCGCCGCCGCCTCGCCGAGCTGCTCGACCTCCAGCTCTCGACCGACGGCACGGCCACGCCCGCGACCGTCAGCCTCTACGAGAAGGTCGCGCGCTGGACCGAGACCCGCACGCAGAAGCTGCCGTGGACCGAGCGGCAGACCGTCCGCCTGGAACGCGCCCGCATCGCGCTGCGCCCGCACGAGTTCCTGCTGCTCTGGGTCGGCGTCGGCGCCGGGTGCGCGCTGCTCGGCGTGGTGCTGCTCGGCCTCTCCGGGCTGGTGGTCCTCGGCACCCTCGGCGCGCTCGCGCCGCCCGCCGTCGTCGCGCAGCGCACCCGCTCGTGGCGGCGGCGCTTCGAGGCGCAGCTCCCCGACGTGCTCGACCTCGCCGCCTCGTCCATGGAGGCCGGCCACTCGCTGCTCACGGCGTTGCAGCTCGTCGCCGAGGACGCCGACGAGCCGGTCGGCACCGAGCTGCAACGCGTGCTCGCCGAGACGCAGGTGGGCCGGCCGCTGCTCGACGCGCTCGACGCCATGGCCCTGCGCCTCGGCTGCCCCGACTTCACCTGGACCGTCGAGGGCGTCCGCATCCAGCTCGAGGTCGGCGGCCGGCTGGCCGAGATGCTGCGGACGCTGGCGTCGTTCATGCGCGCCCGCGAGGAGGTCCGCCGCGAGCTCCGCGCGCTCGTCGCCGAGGGGAAGATGTCCGCCTACGTCCTCGGCGCGCTGCCGGTGCTGATGTTCCTGTTCATGAAGTTCGCCGCGCCCGCGTACATCGCGACGCTGTGGACCACCGGCGCCGGGCGCGTGCTGCTCGTGGTCGCCGTCTGCCTCCTCGGCGGCGCCGCCGCCGTCATGGCCCGCATCGTCAGGCTGGAGTTCTGA
- a CDS encoding type II secretion system F family protein: protein MLALVALLLGGGIFCLSVGVLRSAGAGGAATPSVLFLRDEAEGEVDEFRARLRAPLSERLATGVGAQLADAMKRLTPSSIRSELDRRLLLAGLEGRLDPTLVYLGKAVFAGVFGLVFAALPSVAGLPSVFALPGLVLGVLFGFMAPDLLLSTRADARQATIRRALPEALDLMAISVQAGVGLEQAVSIVTERLPGALGEELARFLHEVRLGVSRREALVSLRERTSCPELSTFVLSLLQADALGIAIGEVLKTQAAEIRAKRRQLARERAAKAPVRLLFPLIFGILPALFVVILGPAGIQISGAFSGR, encoded by the coding sequence ATGCTCGCGCTGGTCGCGCTGCTGCTCGGCGGCGGCATCTTCTGCCTCTCGGTCGGCGTGCTGCGTTCCGCCGGGGCCGGCGGTGCCGCCACGCCGTCGGTGCTGTTCCTCCGCGACGAGGCCGAGGGGGAGGTGGACGAGTTCCGCGCGCGGCTGCGCGCCCCGCTGTCCGAACGCCTCGCCACCGGCGTCGGCGCCCAGCTCGCCGACGCGATGAAGCGGCTCACGCCGTCGTCGATCCGTTCCGAGCTGGACCGGCGGCTGCTGCTCGCCGGCCTCGAGGGCCGGCTCGACCCCACCCTCGTCTACCTGGGCAAGGCCGTCTTCGCCGGGGTGTTCGGGCTGGTCTTCGCCGCGCTGCCGTCGGTCGCCGGGCTGCCGTCGGTGTTCGCGCTGCCGGGGCTCGTGCTCGGCGTGCTGTTCGGCTTCATGGCGCCCGACCTGCTGCTGTCGACCCGCGCCGACGCGCGGCAGGCGACGATCCGCCGCGCGCTGCCCGAGGCGCTCGACCTCATGGCCATCTCGGTGCAGGCCGGCGTCGGCCTCGAGCAGGCCGTGTCGATCGTCACCGAACGCCTCCCCGGCGCGCTCGGCGAGGAGCTGGCGCGGTTCCTCCACGAGGTCCGCCTCGGCGTCTCCCGCCGCGAGGCGCTGGTGTCGTTGCGCGAACGCACCTCGTGCCCCGAGCTGTCGACGTTCGTGCTGTCGCTGCTCCAGGCCGACGCGCTGGGCATCGCGATCGGCGAGGTGCTCAAGACGCAGGCGGCGGAGATCCGCGCCAAGCGCCGCCAGCTCGCCCGCGAACGCGCCGCCAAGGCGCCGGTGCGGCTGCTGTTCCCGCTGATCTTCGGCATCCTGCCGGCGCTGTTCGTCGTCATCCTCGGCCCGGCCGGCATCCAGATCAGCGGCGCGTTCTCCGGGCGGTAG
- a CDS encoding type II toxin-antitoxin system HicA family toxin: MARQPLPKVLNQKSAKRLLMEHGWTPRAGGRHALLMEKEGHAPVALSHHGGKDYGAGLRRLVLKQAGLLDGEGE; encoded by the coding sequence GTGGCGCGGCAGCCGTTGCCGAAGGTGCTCAACCAGAAGTCGGCCAAACGGCTGCTCATGGAGCACGGCTGGACGCCGCGAGCCGGCGGGCGGCACGCTCTGCTCATGGAGAAGGAGGGTCACGCGCCGGTGGCGCTGTCGCACCATGGCGGGAAGGACTACGGAGCCGGTCTGCGCAGGCTCGTGCTGAAGCAGGCTGGGCTGCTGGACGGGGAGGGGGAGTGA
- a CDS encoding type II toxin-antitoxin system HicB family antitoxin, translating into MPDRPEQALVLGLDVFQDDDGSFVAHVREWPGCIASGHTFEELVDNVRETVAEYAVAMGLPRPEHVDTDDVPPPLADVVLLRRPAVEVRPEAMSNEHMKVLVREA; encoded by the coding sequence ATGCCGGATCGGCCGGAGCAGGCGCTCGTCCTCGGTCTGGACGTGTTCCAGGACGACGACGGCAGCTTCGTCGCCCACGTGCGCGAGTGGCCCGGCTGCATCGCGTCCGGCCACACGTTCGAGGAGCTCGTCGACAACGTCCGGGAGACCGTCGCCGAGTACGCCGTGGCGATGGGCCTGCCGCGACCGGAGCACGTGGACACCGACGACGTGCCGCCGCCGTTGGCCGACGTGGTGCTGCTCCGCCGCCCGGCGGTCGAGGTGCGGCCGGAGGCGATGAGCAACGAGCACATGAAGGTGCTGGTCCGCGAGGCGTAG
- the rpmE gene encoding 50S ribosomal protein L31, with product MKSGIHPNYVAATVHCSCGNTFETRSTVSDIHADVCSQCHPFYTGKQKIMDVGGRVEKFEKRFGKRTPKGADSQG from the coding sequence ATGAAGTCGGGCATCCACCCGAACTACGTCGCCGCGACCGTGCACTGCTCGTGCGGCAACACGTTCGAGACCCGCAGCACCGTCAGCGACATCCACGCGGACGTCTGCTCGCAGTGCCACCCGTTCTACACGGGCAAGCAGAAGATCATGGACGTCGGCGGCCGCGTCGAGAAGTTCGAGAAGCGGTTCGGCAAGCGCACCCCGAAGGGTGCCGACAGCCAGGGCTAG
- the prfA gene encoding peptide chain release factor 1: protein MFDKLDSILGEYAELETQLGDPGVHSDQNRARDLGKRYAELGPVVDAYRAYKAVDDDLAAAKELVAEDASFRDEVTSLEQRREELVQQLREALIPRDPNDAKDVILQVKAGEGGEESALFAGDLLRMYLRYAERQGWKTELLDATESDLGGYKDVSVAVKARNGGVWRRLKYEGGVHRVQRVPATESQGRIHTSAAGVLVMPEAEEVDVTIDPNDLRIDVYRSSGPGGQSVNTTDSAVRITHLPTGTVVSMQNEKSQLQNKEAALRVLRARLLAQAIEAQQAEASAQRGAQVRTVDRSERVRTYNYPENRISDHRTGFKAYNLDQVLDGDLDAVIQSLVDADNAARLAGDDS, encoded by the coding sequence ATGTTCGACAAGCTCGACAGCATCCTGGGCGAGTACGCCGAGCTGGAGACCCAGCTCGGCGACCCCGGCGTGCACTCAGACCAGAACCGCGCCCGCGACCTCGGCAAGCGCTACGCCGAGCTCGGCCCGGTCGTGGACGCCTACCGCGCCTACAAGGCGGTCGACGACGACCTCGCCGCCGCGAAGGAGCTGGTGGCGGAGGACGCGTCGTTCCGCGACGAGGTGACCAGCCTGGAGCAACGCCGTGAGGAGCTGGTGCAGCAGCTCCGCGAGGCGCTGATCCCGCGCGACCCCAACGACGCGAAGGACGTCATCCTCCAGGTGAAGGCGGGGGAGGGCGGCGAGGAGTCGGCGCTGTTCGCGGGCGACCTGCTGCGCATGTACCTGCGTTACGCCGAGCGCCAGGGGTGGAAGACCGAGCTGCTCGACGCCACCGAGTCGGACCTCGGCGGCTACAAGGACGTCAGCGTCGCGGTGAAGGCGCGCAACGGCGGCGTCTGGCGGCGGCTGAAGTACGAGGGCGGCGTGCACCGGGTGCAACGCGTGCCGGCGACCGAGTCGCAGGGCCGCATTCACACCAGCGCGGCGGGCGTGCTGGTGATGCCGGAGGCCGAGGAGGTCGACGTCACGATCGACCCGAACGACCTGCGCATCGACGTCTACCGCAGCAGCGGCCCGGGCGGGCAGAGCGTCAACACCACGGACTCGGCGGTGCGCATCACGCACCTGCCGACCGGCACCGTCGTGTCGATGCAGAACGAGAAGAGCCAGCTCCAGAACAAGGAGGCGGCGCTGCGGGTCCTCCGCGCGCGGCTGCTCGCGCAGGCGATCGAGGCGCAGCAGGCGGAGGCGAGCGCGCAGCGCGGCGCGCAGGTCCGCACCGTCGACCGCAGCGAGCGGGTGCGCACCTACAACTACCCGGAGAACCGCATCTCCGACCACCGCACCGGCTTCAAGGCGTACAACCTCGACCAGGTCCTCGACGGCGACCTCGACGCGGTGATCCAGTCGCTGGTCGACGCCGACAACGCAGCCCGGCTCGCCGGTGACGACTCCTGA
- the prmC gene encoding peptide chain release factor N(5)-glutamine methyltransferase, whose product MTTPDLGRPVPLRPALTEATATLAAVGVESPRWDAEQLVAHVLGVARTSLVTVPNLDPAQHDELQRLVARRAAREPLQHIVGSVGFRFIELAVGPGVFIPRPESESVAGWAIDAARNAGVPHPRVVDLCAGSAAIALSIAHEVPSAEVHAVELDEGALEWARRNAAARERAGDPPVTLHHADVAHAVPELDGTVDVVVSNPPYVAEHELEDVDPEVREHDPHVALVAGPEGLDVIREVERTAKRLLRPGGSVVVEHSDRQGESVPAVFAEAGGWAGIADHPDLVGRPRFTVATKITT is encoded by the coding sequence GTGACGACTCCTGACCTCGGCCGGCCGGTGCCGCTGCGTCCGGCGCTGACCGAGGCCACCGCCACCCTCGCCGCCGTCGGCGTGGAGTCGCCGCGCTGGGACGCCGAGCAGCTCGTCGCGCACGTCCTCGGCGTCGCCCGCACCAGCCTCGTCACCGTGCCGAACCTCGACCCCGCCCAGCACGACGAGCTGCAACGGCTCGTGGCCCGCCGCGCCGCGCGGGAGCCGTTGCAGCACATCGTCGGCAGCGTCGGCTTCCGCTTCATCGAGCTGGCCGTCGGCCCCGGCGTGTTCATCCCGCGCCCCGAGTCGGAGTCGGTGGCGGGCTGGGCGATCGACGCCGCCCGCAACGCCGGCGTCCCCCACCCGCGCGTCGTCGACCTGTGCGCCGGCTCGGCGGCGATCGCGCTGTCGATCGCGCACGAGGTGCCGAGCGCGGAGGTGCACGCGGTCGAGCTGGACGAGGGCGCGCTGGAGTGGGCCCGCCGCAACGCCGCCGCCCGCGAGCGCGCCGGCGACCCACCGGTGACGCTGCACCACGCCGACGTGGCGCACGCGGTGCCGGAGCTGGACGGCACCGTCGACGTCGTCGTCAGCAACCCGCCGTACGTCGCCGAGCACGAGCTGGAAGACGTCGACCCGGAGGTGCGCGAGCACGACCCGCACGTCGCGCTCGTCGCCGGCCCGGAGGGGCTGGACGTCATCCGTGAGGTCGAGCGGACCGCGAAGCGGCTGCTCCGGCCGGGCGGCAGCGTCGTCGTGGAGCACAGCGACCGGCAGGGCGAGTCGGTGCCGGCGGTGTTCGCGGAGGCGGGCGGCTGGGCGGGCATCGCCGACCATCCGGACCTGGTGGGCAGGCCAAGGTTCACCGTCGCGACGAAGATAACGACGTGA